In a genomic window of Candidatus Binatia bacterium:
- a CDS encoding NAD(P)-dependent oxidoreductase, with protein MYDPSREYTTSVLIVGVTGAIGRAVARDLIVNGYRVYGLIRDAESRDRLPYGVVGVVGDVRAPQTWETAIERTQVVVNCSFPRDLSTGALTYEDAEREADDLAAILDRLCDLVRRRKRRLVHTFGALLYEPDANGWVRETSAIASGRGYGVRHRRTYPVFEKHRKKGLRAMSVNPAFVYGRGGWFEHGLVEPLTRGQAVLIGDGHQTMHYVAASDAASGYRLAIEHGLDGEDYLLGDDRPSTLGEFTRLVARELGVPEPRSVPEEELVGQLGPWNVDAYTFCPKVDSTKARERLGWTPRYSTIEEGVPAAIREYKRAQLQAAAG; from the coding sequence ATGTACGATCCGAGCCGCGAGTACACGACCAGCGTTCTCATCGTGGGCGTCACCGGCGCGATCGGGCGGGCGGTGGCCCGCGACCTGATCGTGAACGGCTACCGCGTCTACGGCCTGATCCGCGATGCCGAATCCCGGGACCGCCTTCCCTACGGCGTCGTCGGCGTGGTGGGGGACGTGCGCGCTCCCCAGACGTGGGAAACCGCGATCGAGCGGACGCAGGTCGTCGTGAACTGCTCCTTTCCGAGAGACCTGTCCACCGGCGCCCTCACCTACGAAGACGCCGAGCGCGAAGCGGACGACCTGGCCGCGATCCTGGACCGCCTGTGCGACCTGGTCCGGCGCAGAAAGCGCCGCCTGGTGCACACCTTCGGCGCGCTCCTCTACGAGCCCGACGCCAACGGATGGGTGCGCGAGACCTCGGCCATCGCTTCGGGGCGCGGCTACGGCGTGCGCCATCGCCGGACCTATCCCGTCTTCGAGAAGCACCGGAAGAAGGGGCTCCGGGCGATGAGCGTGAACCCGGCGTTCGTCTACGGGCGCGGCGGCTGGTTCGAACATGGGCTGGTCGAGCCGCTCACCCGCGGGCAGGCGGTCCTGATCGGCGACGGCCACCAGACGATGCACTACGTGGCCGCCTCCGACGCGGCCAGCGGATACCGTCTCGCGATCGAGCACGGCCTGGACGGCGAGGATTACCTGCTGGGCGACGACCGCCCCTCCACCCTCGGCGAGTTCACCCGGCTGGTCGCGCGCGAGCTGGGGGTGCCCGAGCCGCGCTCGGTTCCCGAGGAGGAGCTGGTGGGGCAGCTCGGCCCCTGGAACGTCGACGCCTACACCTTCTGTCCCAAAGTGGACTCGACCAAGGCGCGCGAACGGCTTGGCTGGACCCCGCGCTATTCGACGATCGAAGAAGGCGTCCCCGCCGCGATCCGCGAGTACAAGCGCGCGCAGCTTCAGGCGGCGGCCGGCTAA
- a CDS encoding type II secretion system protein, whose amino-acid sequence MLRGFSKGLTMLELAVAMTVVGILAAVAIPNYMNFMRDVRAAQAVADIQAVRAAVYLYFGDHQHWPPEEQAGVVPVELAPYLPRDMIFFKSTYKIDYDNWITNGGQSRFPDVGVLVGVSVISADKSLLQAAKSLLGPQNTVNLSPSRTTLVIASEKGF is encoded by the coding sequence GTGCTCCGAGGATTCTCCAAGGGGCTGACGATGCTCGAGCTCGCCGTCGCCATGACGGTGGTCGGCATCCTCGCGGCCGTCGCCATCCCGAACTACATGAACTTCATGCGCGACGTGCGCGCCGCTCAGGCCGTCGCCGACATCCAGGCCGTGCGCGCGGCCGTGTACCTGTATTTCGGCGACCACCAGCACTGGCCCCCCGAGGAGCAGGCCGGAGTCGTGCCGGTGGAGCTCGCGCCTTACCTTCCGCGCGACATGATCTTCTTCAAGAGCACGTACAAGATCGACTATGACAACTGGATCACGAACGGGGGGCAGTCCCGGTTCCCGGACGTGGGCGTCCTCGTCGGAGTGTCGGTCATCTCCGCGGACAAGTCGCTGCTCCAGGCGGCCAAGTCGCTGCTGGGGCCCCAGAACACGGTCAATCTCTCTCCGAGCCGCACGACCCTCGTCATCGCGAGCGAGAAGGGCTTCTAG
- a CDS encoding M28 family peptidase: MRLRPIRRRFASLLPAALFALPLFASCAPAPAESWWRHVRWLADDARQGRQTGSPGYLAAAQYVAHEFEMAGARPAGTAGWFQPASFVARRVVEPECSVVLSRRDRADTLDLGEDALLSASLDAADSIDAPAVFVGHGLELPESGLRDLDGLDLRGAVAVYLRGAPRDVPSTVAAHAQSTGERWARLRERGAIGLVTISNPKVRSLPWERARLTRLEEGFTLADSSLDEKGGMRFALYANPDRAERFFQGSGHTFAEILQRADANQPLPRFALPYRIRARVRLTRRAVESPNVVGVIPGSDPVLRGESIVLSAHLDHLGIGAPIAGDSIYNGAMDNASGVATLIEIARALRSGSPPRRSIVLLAVTGEEEGLLGSRVFAAHPPAAVGRMVADLNLDMFLPIAPLRSVIAYGADESDLGDWFRAAAESSSVKVEPDPEPAQNIFVRSDQYSLVRAGVPSLFVEIGPGGDSAVVRRFQLWRKNRYHAPSDDTRQPIDFRAADDFNRLLLRFTRDVADRPARPRWKPSSFFRRYEPGPS; the protein is encoded by the coding sequence GTGCGGCTGCGCCCGATACGCCGCCGCTTCGCTTCGCTTCTACCCGCCGCCCTCTTCGCGCTCCCGCTCTTCGCCTCCTGCGCTCCCGCGCCCGCCGAATCCTGGTGGCGGCACGTCCGCTGGCTCGCCGACGACGCCCGCCAGGGTCGCCAGACGGGAAGCCCCGGCTACCTCGCCGCGGCGCAGTACGTCGCGCACGAGTTCGAGATGGCGGGAGCGCGCCCCGCGGGAACCGCCGGCTGGTTTCAGCCGGCCTCCTTCGTCGCGCGGAGAGTGGTCGAGCCGGAGTGCTCGGTCGTTCTGAGCCGCCGGGATCGCGCCGACACGCTCGATCTCGGGGAGGACGCGCTGCTCTCCGCGTCGCTCGATGCCGCCGATTCGATCGATGCCCCCGCCGTGTTCGTCGGGCACGGTCTCGAGCTGCCCGAGTCGGGCTTGCGCGACCTGGACGGGCTGGACCTGCGGGGCGCGGTCGCGGTCTACCTGCGCGGCGCGCCGCGCGACGTCCCCTCCACGGTCGCCGCCCATGCCCAATCCACGGGCGAACGTTGGGCGCGGCTCCGCGAGCGCGGCGCGATCGGCCTGGTCACGATCTCCAATCCCAAGGTGCGGTCGCTCCCGTGGGAGCGCGCGAGGCTCACCCGCCTCGAGGAGGGTTTCACGCTGGCCGATTCCTCCCTGGACGAGAAGGGAGGGATGCGCTTCGCCCTGTACGCCAATCCCGATCGCGCAGAGCGGTTCTTCCAGGGGAGCGGGCACACCTTTGCGGAGATTCTCCAGCGGGCCGACGCGAACCAGCCGCTTCCCCGGTTCGCGCTCCCCTACAGGATCCGCGCGCGGGTCCGGCTCACGCGGCGGGCCGTGGAGAGTCCGAACGTGGTCGGCGTGATCCCGGGGAGCGACCCCGTGCTGCGCGGCGAGTCGATCGTGCTCTCGGCGCACCTCGATCACCTGGGGATCGGCGCGCCGATCGCGGGCGACTCGATCTACAACGGCGCAATGGACAACGCGAGCGGGGTGGCGACGCTGATCGAGATCGCTCGCGCGCTGCGCTCGGGCTCCCCGCCGCGGCGCTCCATCGTGCTCCTCGCGGTGACGGGCGAGGAGGAGGGACTCCTCGGCTCGCGCGTGTTCGCGGCGCATCCGCCCGCAGCCGTGGGGCGCATGGTGGCGGACCTCAATCTGGACATGTTCCTGCCGATCGCTCCGCTCCGCTCCGTGATCGCCTACGGAGCCGACGAGTCGGATCTCGGCGACTGGTTCCGGGCCGCCGCGGAGTCCTCGAGCGTGAAGGTGGAGCCCGATCCGGAGCCCGCCCAGAACATCTTCGTTCGAAGCGACCAGTACAGCCTGGTGCGCGCCGGGGTTCCGTCGCTTTTCGTGGAGATCGGTCCCGGCGGCGACTCGGCCGTGGTGCGGCGGTTCCAGCTCTGGAGGAAGAACCGCTACCACGCGCCTTCCGACGACACGCGCCAGCCGATCGACTTCCGCGCGGCCGACGACTTCAACCGGCTCTTGCTCCGGTTCACCCGCGACGTGGCCGACCGTCCCGCGCGGCCTCGGTGGAAGCCCTCCTCGTTCTTCCGGCGCTACGAGCCGGGGCCGAGCTAG
- a CDS encoding asparagine synthetase B, whose protein sequence is MDDKQADHLRAYGLTYWALERGLHGEWLLNYRGGSFLLPDNATLATEAVVRGVTVEPVDEAMVARIMAEIADNNMESVKLETAPRIAVYVPPSAPPWDDAVQLALDYAQIPYTKLWDAEVLDGKLSQYDWLHLHHEDFTGQYGKFFAAFATTDWYRRQVAENEAMAHSRGFAKVSELKKAVARTIKAYVAAGGFLFAMCSATDTFDIALAAKNVDIVGPEYDGDGADPRADAKLDFGECLAFQNFQLDENPMVYEFSNIDTTNRASLRGQRNDTFTLFDFSAKQDPVPSMLVQDHTAVVPGFMGQTTGFEKSMIKPGITVLAETPGADDVKYLHGHYGKGTFTFYGGHDPEDYQHAVGDPPTDLALHKHSPGYRLILNNVLFPAAEKKEKKT, encoded by the coding sequence ATGGACGACAAGCAGGCCGACCATCTCCGCGCCTACGGGCTCACCTACTGGGCGCTGGAGCGCGGGCTCCACGGGGAGTGGCTGCTCAACTACCGTGGCGGATCGTTCCTTCTCCCCGACAACGCCACGCTCGCGACCGAGGCGGTGGTGCGCGGCGTCACCGTGGAGCCGGTGGACGAGGCGATGGTGGCGCGGATCATGGCCGAGATCGCGGACAACAACATGGAGTCGGTGAAGCTCGAGACGGCGCCGCGGATCGCCGTCTACGTGCCGCCCAGCGCGCCGCCCTGGGACGACGCGGTGCAGCTCGCCCTGGACTACGCGCAGATCCCCTACACCAAGCTGTGGGACGCGGAAGTTCTCGACGGGAAGCTTTCCCAGTACGACTGGCTGCACCTGCACCACGAGGATTTCACGGGCCAGTACGGCAAGTTCTTCGCGGCCTTCGCCACGACCGACTGGTACCGGCGGCAGGTGGCGGAGAACGAGGCGATGGCGCACAGCCGCGGCTTCGCCAAGGTGTCGGAGCTGAAGAAGGCCGTGGCGCGCACGATCAAGGCGTACGTGGCGGCGGGAGGGTTCCTGTTCGCGATGTGCTCGGCGACCGACACCTTCGACATCGCGCTCGCCGCGAAGAACGTGGACATCGTGGGGCCGGAATACGACGGCGACGGGGCCGACCCGCGCGCGGACGCGAAGCTGGACTTCGGCGAGTGCCTCGCCTTCCAGAACTTCCAGCTCGACGAGAACCCCATGGTCTACGAATTCTCCAACATCGATACGACGAACCGCGCCTCCCTGCGCGGCCAGCGCAACGACACCTTCACCCTCTTCGACTTCTCGGCGAAGCAGGACCCGGTTCCGTCGATGCTGGTGCAGGACCACACGGCCGTGGTGCCCGGGTTCATGGGACAGACCACCGGGTTCGAGAAGTCGATGATCAAGCCCGGCATCACGGTCCTCGCCGAGACCCCCGGGGCCGACGACGTGAAGTACCTGCACGGCCATTACGGCAAGGGCACCTTCACCTTCTACGGCGGCCACGACCCCGAGGACTACCAGCACGCCGTGGGCGACCCGCCCACCGATCTGGCCCTCCACAAGCACTCCCCCGGCTACCGGCTCATCCTGAACAACGTCCTCTTCCCGGCCGCGGAGAAGAAGGAGAAGAAGACCTAG
- a CDS encoding DUF5916 domain-containing protein yields MPVLPLVLALGIGAFAAAPAAALPGFSPTDEGPSYADSADGRKSTSPTIQAYRLDNQEIRLDGHLDDAAWQAAPAARGFTVWEPDRGVAPAEQTVFKVAYDEGAVYFGIACLKSDPKAKIAATLTRRDHMTNSDIVAIYLDPYHDHTTGYAFKVNPLGVQLDSYIYNNGDGNDDDWDAVWEAETSRDDQGWYAEIRIPFSAIRYRSGEDMTWGLNVWRFMQGLGQDTAWHTWDRKQAGFVSQFGQLTGLRGIRAPRQIEVLPYVVQRETDHAMISSPSRPDRLDGFQDAGADFKYGVTSDLTLNATVQPDFGQVEADPAVLNLSPFETSYQEKRPFFVEGSRFFQHPTFNLFYSRRIGTGDENARIRYAGKLTGKTVGGISVAALAASTDLTQDGQAHNIFKSGDRLSRFFVGRFGKEFAQGRHQINFMQTGVLNTADRATWGDRASREAYTSGLDFALTSLHRSWRASGSFVGSIINSEPAPGASDAPRYGTGGTFQVDRMGGKWRGNVGGRWESAKLDINDLGYLQAPDEINSYAWLQRRFNPEGKSRVYNSANLNFNFNRSWMYAGRTGYDLGTGMPAWHYEAGHPQYLASNINGWMQFKNFREAWFGALFNDWGHHRYETRGGPVISEPLTYGGWVGASTDRRKNLNASFETSWNKDVAQNVSLDLTTNINWNQSSAVNHTLSLGYHNRYDDTQYLDQRPVSIYGGQGIGGISYIFGDIHQQTASVTLRSSLLFTRNQSLEVYAEPFLTVGKYSRARELARADSYDLVNYAGHNVDASNNPTTPYDFRDNDFSYSSMNVNVVYRWQYRPGSTFFLVWKQSRERFEDRSMFSIDPNRFESGLGTRTLFRNEPENTLLAKITYWLPI; encoded by the coding sequence ATGCCGGTTCTGCCGCTCGTCCTCGCCCTGGGTATCGGAGCGTTCGCGGCCGCGCCGGCCGCCGCGCTTCCCGGCTTCTCACCGACCGACGAGGGGCCCTCGTACGCCGATTCCGCCGACGGCCGCAAGTCGACGAGCCCGACGATCCAGGCCTACCGTCTCGACAATCAGGAGATCCGTCTCGACGGCCATCTCGACGACGCCGCGTGGCAGGCCGCGCCGGCAGCCCGCGGATTCACCGTGTGGGAGCCCGACCGCGGCGTGGCCCCCGCGGAGCAGACGGTCTTCAAGGTCGCGTACGACGAGGGCGCCGTCTACTTCGGCATCGCCTGCCTGAAGAGCGATCCGAAGGCGAAGATCGCGGCCACGCTGACGCGCCGCGACCACATGACGAACTCGGACATCGTCGCGATCTACCTCGATCCCTATCACGACCACACGACGGGCTATGCCTTCAAGGTGAACCCGCTGGGCGTGCAGCTCGACTCCTACATCTATAACAACGGCGACGGCAACGACGACGACTGGGACGCGGTGTGGGAAGCGGAGACCTCGCGCGACGACCAGGGGTGGTACGCCGAGATCCGGATCCCCTTCTCGGCGATCCGCTACCGCTCGGGCGAGGACATGACCTGGGGACTCAACGTCTGGCGCTTCATGCAGGGGCTGGGACAGGACACGGCCTGGCACACCTGGGACCGGAAGCAGGCCGGCTTCGTGAGCCAGTTCGGCCAGCTCACGGGGCTGCGCGGGATCCGCGCTCCGCGCCAGATCGAGGTGCTCCCGTACGTGGTGCAGCGCGAGACCGACCACGCCATGATCTCCTCCCCGAGCCGGCCCGACCGCCTGGACGGGTTCCAGGACGCCGGCGCGGACTTCAAGTACGGGGTCACGTCGGACCTGACGCTGAACGCGACGGTGCAGCCCGATTTCGGCCAGGTGGAGGCGGATCCCGCCGTGCTCAACCTGTCGCCGTTCGAGACCTCCTACCAGGAGAAGCGCCCCTTCTTCGTCGAGGGGAGCCGCTTCTTCCAGCATCCCACGTTCAACCTCTTCTACTCGCGGCGCATCGGCACCGGCGATGAGAACGCCCGGATCCGCTACGCCGGGAAGCTGACCGGCAAGACGGTGGGCGGGATCTCGGTCGCCGCGCTCGCCGCCTCCACCGATCTCACGCAGGACGGGCAGGCGCACAACATCTTCAAGAGCGGCGACCGGCTGTCGCGCTTCTTCGTGGGACGCTTCGGCAAGGAGTTCGCGCAGGGGCGCCATCAGATCAACTTCATGCAGACCGGGGTTCTCAACACGGCCGATCGCGCCACCTGGGGCGACCGCGCCTCGCGCGAAGCCTACACGAGCGGGCTGGACTTCGCGCTCACCTCGCTGCACCGGTCCTGGCGCGCCAGCGGCTCCTTCGTGGGCTCGATCATCAACTCCGAGCCGGCGCCGGGGGCGAGCGACGCGCCGCGCTACGGCACCGGAGGCACGTTCCAGGTCGACCGCATGGGCGGGAAATGGCGCGGGAACGTCGGCGGCCGGTGGGAATCGGCCAAGCTCGACATCAACGATCTGGGCTATCTCCAGGCCCCGGACGAGATCAACAGCTACGCGTGGCTGCAGCGGCGGTTCAATCCCGAAGGAAAGAGCCGCGTGTACAACAGCGCCAATCTCAACTTCAACTTCAACCGCTCCTGGATGTACGCGGGGCGGACCGGATACGACCTCGGCACGGGAATGCCCGCCTGGCACTACGAAGCGGGCCATCCGCAGTACCTGGCGTCGAACATCAACGGCTGGATGCAGTTCAAGAACTTCCGCGAAGCGTGGTTCGGCGCCCTCTTCAACGACTGGGGGCACCACCGCTACGAGACGCGCGGCGGTCCCGTCATCAGCGAGCCGCTCACCTACGGGGGCTGGGTCGGCGCCTCCACCGATCGCCGGAAGAACCTGAACGCGTCGTTCGAGACGAGCTGGAACAAGGACGTCGCGCAGAACGTCTCGCTCGACCTGACCACCAACATCAACTGGAACCAGTCGAGCGCGGTCAACCACACGCTGAGCCTGGGCTATCACAACCGCTACGACGACACCCAGTACCTGGACCAGCGCCCCGTATCGATCTACGGCGGGCAGGGGATCGGCGGGATCTCCTACATCTTCGGCGACATCCACCAGCAGACGGCGTCGGTCACGCTGCGCTCGAGCCTGCTCTTCACCCGCAACCAGTCGCTCGAGGTCTATGCGGAGCCGTTCCTCACGGTGGGCAAATACAGCCGGGCGCGGGAGCTGGCGCGAGCCGACAGCTACGACCTGGTGAACTACGCCGGGCACAACGTGGACGCGAGCAACAACCCCACGACGCCCTACGATTTCCGGGACAACGATTTCAGCTACTCGTCGATGAACGTGAACGTGGTCTACCGGTGGCAGTACCGCCCGGGGAGCACCTTCTTCCTGGTCTGGAAGCAGAGCCGCGAGCGGTTCGAGGATCGCTCGATGTTTTCGATCGACCCCAACCGCTTCGAGAGCGGCCTCGGCACGCGCACCCTGTTCCGGAACGAGCCCGAGAACACGCTGCTCGCCAAGATCACCTACTGGCTCCCGATCTGA
- a CDS encoding DUF4159 domain-containing protein has protein sequence MGSGVALGTLGAVLAALLALPGPAAGQGTSASAASDLTGGFSVARLKYTGGGDWYSDETSLKNLLSAVKARGDIRVSQQKEAVVTATDPDLWNYPLLFVTGHGNVKLNDQEAASLRRYLDQGGMLWGDDNFGMDKSFREAMQRVYPESPLVELPFNHEIFRRPNPFPSGAPKIHEHDGGPPRVFAIIRGGRMVVLYTFDTDIGNGIEDAGVHDDPQAKRDAAMRFAINIATYAVSH, from the coding sequence GTGGGCTCGGGCGTCGCCCTGGGGACTCTGGGAGCGGTCCTGGCGGCCCTCCTTGCCCTTCCCGGTCCCGCGGCCGGGCAGGGCACGTCCGCAAGCGCCGCTTCCGACCTGACCGGGGGGTTCTCGGTCGCCCGCCTCAAGTACACGGGCGGGGGCGACTGGTACTCCGACGAGACCTCGCTCAAGAATCTCCTCAGCGCGGTCAAGGCGCGAGGCGACATCCGGGTGTCGCAGCAGAAGGAGGCGGTGGTGACGGCGACCGATCCCGACCTCTGGAACTACCCCCTCCTGTTCGTCACCGGCCACGGAAACGTGAAGCTGAACGACCAAGAAGCGGCCTCGCTGCGCCGATACCTGGACCAGGGCGGGATGCTCTGGGGGGACGACAACTTCGGCATGGACAAGTCGTTTCGCGAGGCGATGCAGCGCGTCTATCCCGAGTCGCCGCTCGTGGAGCTTCCGTTCAACCACGAGATCTTCCGGCGGCCGAACCCCTTTCCGAGCGGCGCGCCCAAGATCCACGAGCACGACGGGGGTCCGCCGCGCGTCTTCGCCATCATTCGCGGCGGGCGGATGGTCGTCCTCTACACGTTCGACACCGATATCGGAAACGGGATCGAGGACGCCGGTGTGCACGACGATCCCCAGGCGAAGCGGGACGCGGCGATGCGCTTTGCGATCAACATCGCGACCTACGCGGTGAGCCACTGA
- a CDS encoding aromatic ring-hydroxylating dioxygenase subunit alpha, translating to MGPFRSFSIAEDIRAASTLPAWVYSDPGVFAASRERVFVPSWQLAGDTDRVKVPGQVCPVSLLEGMIDEPVLLTRDAEDRVHCLSNVCTHRGNLVVESEGVEHVLRCRYHGRRFALDGRFHSMPEFDRTQGFPSPADDLPRVPFGTWGKFLFASLRPAVPLETLVGPMDARCGWMPIADAALDPSRTREYIVRANWALYCDNYLEGFHIPYVHAALSDALDYGQYTTETHGLSVLQVGVAKEGEDAFDLPRSSPDHGRRIAAYYWWLFPNLMFNFYPWGISVNVVRPLDVDRTKVLFLAYVWDPSRLDRGAGAALDRVEREDEVIVESVQRGVRSRLYERGRYSPTREQGVHRFHRLLAEVLGSESGPAPT from the coding sequence ATGGGCCCGTTCCGAAGCTTTTCCATCGCGGAGGATATCCGCGCCGCCTCCACGCTCCCCGCCTGGGTCTACTCCGACCCCGGGGTCTTCGCGGCGAGCCGCGAGCGGGTCTTCGTCCCCTCCTGGCAGCTGGCGGGGGATACCGATCGCGTCAAGGTTCCCGGGCAGGTCTGCCCCGTGTCCCTGCTGGAGGGGATGATCGACGAGCCGGTCCTGCTCACCCGAGATGCCGAAGACCGGGTCCATTGCCTCTCCAACGTCTGCACGCACCGGGGCAACCTGGTCGTCGAAAGCGAGGGGGTCGAGCACGTCCTGCGCTGCCGCTATCACGGCCGGCGCTTCGCCCTGGATGGGCGGTTCCACTCGATGCCGGAGTTCGACCGGACGCAGGGCTTCCCGTCGCCGGCCGACGATCTTCCGCGCGTCCCGTTCGGGACGTGGGGGAAGTTCCTCTTCGCCTCGCTCCGCCCCGCCGTGCCGCTCGAGACCCTCGTCGGACCGATGGACGCCCGGTGCGGCTGGATGCCGATCGCCGACGCGGCGCTGGATCCGTCGCGGACCCGCGAATACATCGTGCGCGCCAACTGGGCGCTCTACTGCGACAACTATCTCGAGGGGTTCCATATCCCCTACGTGCACGCCGCGCTCTCGGACGCCCTCGACTATGGCCAGTACACGACCGAGACGCACGGGCTCTCGGTGCTGCAGGTGGGTGTGGCCAAGGAGGGAGAGGACGCGTTCGACCTGCCGCGCTCCTCGCCCGACCACGGCCGGAGGATCGCCGCCTACTACTGGTGGCTCTTCCCGAATCTGATGTTCAACTTCTATCCGTGGGGCATCTCCGTGAACGTGGTCCGCCCGCTGGACGTGGACCGGACGAAGGTGCTCTTCCTCGCGTACGTGTGGGATCCTTCGCGCCTCGACCGGGGAGCCGGCGCGGCCCTGGACCGCGTGGAGCGCGAGGACGAAGTCATCGTCGAGAGCGTGCAGCGCGGCGTCCGTTCCCGCCTGTACGAGCGGGGACGCTACTCCCCCACCCGCGAGCAGGGGGTGCACCGGTTTCACCGGCTCCTGGCCGAGGTCCTGGGCTCCGAGAGCGGACCGGCTCCAACCTAA